Proteins from a single region of Pseudodesulfovibrio portus:
- a CDS encoding TRAP transporter permease, with protein MYDKLSRIEQFLFDFLSVGLVLFYSWSAIFEPAATQFHRGIYVIVTYILVFLLYKSKHIVLRILDYLLMVASAVTVGYWIVNFEAINYRTGIETELDQWMAMVGVLIGVELARRVVGNVFVIIGVAMILFGMYGAQMPELIAHAGATFPELCTSIFYRSDGVFGIMANVLATYIILFVLFGAFLERCGAQKFFIDFPLAAVGHKVGGPAKVSVIASGLFGSISGSAIANTVSTGAFTIPMMKKAGFKPHIAGGIEPAASIGGMFMPPIMGAGGFIMAEMTGLPYSTIMLIAIFPALMYFFSVFVMVHYEAKKNNVVGERYKYSAMEIFKKEWLYTLPLVGITIFMLAGYSPGYSAIIGLAACIGLSFKDKGNHIDPTLLCIMAFMVICPWVIKIISAAGGKEAADAVRPFLSGRILLLYGLIAAAALFAYRRQTVSGMKSELGQFVVAAREGTINSLKIGATVGVIGIIIGVLTYSGLVLTFADIVIELAHGSLVATILLIALASLILGMGVPVTAAYLITAVVAVPALTHLGVNEVAAHMIVYWLSQDSNITPPVCIAAFAGATIAGANMWRTAFASFKFAKFLYLAPFLFAYVPAFSLAAEPTEIAIWFAIIIACVYAYSWFLSGIWFAPLKRMFASATA; from the coding sequence ATGTACGACAAACTTTCCAGAATCGAACAATTCCTTTTTGACTTCCTGTCCGTAGGCCTGGTCCTGTTCTACTCATGGTCCGCCATTTTCGAGCCTGCGGCCACCCAGTTTCACCGGGGCATATACGTCATCGTGACCTATATCCTGGTCTTCCTGCTGTACAAGTCCAAACACATCGTCTTGCGCATCCTGGACTACCTGCTCATGGTCGCCTCGGCCGTGACCGTGGGGTACTGGATAGTGAATTTCGAGGCCATCAACTACCGCACCGGCATCGAGACCGAGCTGGACCAGTGGATGGCCATGGTCGGCGTGCTCATCGGCGTGGAGCTCGCCCGGCGCGTGGTCGGCAACGTCTTCGTCATCATCGGCGTGGCCATGATCCTGTTCGGGATGTACGGGGCGCAAATGCCGGAACTCATCGCCCACGCGGGCGCGACGTTCCCCGAGCTGTGCACCTCCATCTTCTACCGCTCCGACGGCGTGTTCGGCATCATGGCCAACGTGCTCGCCACCTACATCATCCTGTTCGTGCTCTTCGGGGCCTTCCTGGAGCGGTGCGGAGCGCAGAAGTTCTTCATCGACTTCCCCCTGGCCGCCGTGGGCCACAAGGTCGGCGGCCCGGCCAAGGTGTCGGTCATCGCTTCCGGCCTGTTCGGCTCCATCTCCGGCTCGGCCATCGCCAACACCGTGTCCACGGGCGCGTTCACCATCCCCATGATGAAGAAGGCGGGCTTCAAGCCCCACATCGCAGGCGGCATCGAGCCCGCAGCCTCCATCGGCGGCATGTTCATGCCCCCCATCATGGGCGCGGGCGGCTTCATCATGGCCGAAATGACCGGCCTGCCCTACTCGACCATCATGCTCATCGCCATCTTCCCGGCGCTCATGTACTTCTTCTCGGTCTTCGTCATGGTTCACTACGAGGCCAAAAAGAACAACGTCGTGGGTGAACGGTACAAGTATTCCGCCATGGAAATCTTCAAGAAGGAATGGCTGTACACCCTGCCGCTGGTGGGCATCACCATCTTCATGCTGGCCGGGTACTCGCCCGGCTATTCGGCCATCATCGGCCTTGCCGCCTGCATCGGCCTGTCCTTCAAGGACAAGGGCAACCACATCGACCCGACCCTGCTGTGCATCATGGCCTTCATGGTCATCTGCCCCTGGGTGATCAAGATCATCTCCGCAGCGGGCGGCAAGGAAGCGGCGGACGCCGTCAGGCCGTTCCTGTCGGGCCGCATCCTGCTGCTCTACGGACTGATCGCGGCGGCGGCCCTGTTCGCCTACCGCCGTCAGACCGTTTCGGGCATGAAGTCCGAACTCGGCCAGTTCGTGGTCGCCGCCCGCGAGGGAACCATCAACTCGCTGAAGATCGGCGCCACGGTCGGCGTCATCGGCATCATCATCGGCGTACTCACCTACTCCGGACTGGTGCTGACCTTCGCCGACATCGTCATCGAGCTGGCCCACGGGTCCCTGGTGGCCACCATCCTGCTCATCGCGCTGGCCTCCCTCATCCTGGGCATGGGCGTGCCCGTCACCGCCGCCTACCTGATCACGGCGGTTGTGGCCGTACCCGCCCTGACGCACCTGGGCGTCAACGAGGTTGCCGCGCACATGATCGTGTACTGGCTGTCCCAGGACTCCAACATCACGCCCCCGGTGTGCATCGCGGCCTTTGCGGGCGCCACCATCGCCGGGGCCAACATGTGGCGGACCGCGTTCGCCTCGTTCAAGTTCGCCAAGTTCCTGTACCTGGCCCCGTTCCTGTTCGCCTACGTCCCGGCCTTCTCCCTGGCGGCCGAACCAACGGAAATCGCCATCTGGTTCGCCATCATCATCGCCTGCGTGTACGCATACTCATGGTTCCTGTCGGGAATCTGGTTCGCCCCGTTGAAGCGGATGTTCGCAAGCGCGACCGCCTAG
- a CDS encoding NAD(P)/FAD-dependent oxidoreductase: MNGYDVIILGAGASGLWCALAAARRGRKVAVVDHGPKTARKVRVSGGGKCNFTNLDVGPANYLCANPHFVKSALARLSPWDVVAFLAEDNITFEERDHGQLFTLEGAGKVAGALTDRCRKAGVSILLEENIKSITGKGPFTVRCVAGNLTAAKLVVALGGPSWPQVGASDLGFRLARQYGLDIVAPRPGLVPLVFPKRAQKMCAEMAGNALPATVEAGGMRFTDPLLFTHRGVSGPAVLQASNYWQEGRPVVIDFLPDRSVAGFIEENRSSNIRLGNLLARVLPKRLPPLLLPADLAETPVSQLSKKQLETLEDRIHRFTVTPAGTEGFAKAEVCLGGVDTDHISSKTMEVKTTPGLYVIGETLDVTGHLGGFNLHWAFASGAACGAAL; the protein is encoded by the coding sequence ATGAACGGATACGACGTCATCATCCTCGGGGCCGGGGCCTCGGGCCTGTGGTGCGCCCTGGCCGCTGCCCGGCGCGGACGCAAGGTCGCGGTCGTCGACCACGGCCCCAAGACCGCGCGCAAGGTGCGCGTCTCGGGCGGCGGCAAATGCAATTTCACCAACCTCGACGTCGGCCCGGCCAACTACCTCTGCGCCAACCCGCACTTCGTCAAATCCGCCCTGGCCCGGCTCTCCCCGTGGGACGTGGTCGCCTTCCTGGCCGAGGACAACATCACCTTTGAGGAACGCGACCACGGCCAGCTCTTCACTCTGGAGGGCGCGGGCAAGGTGGCAGGGGCGCTTACGGACCGATGCCGCAAGGCAGGCGTTTCCATCCTTCTGGAAGAAAACATTAAATCGATTACCGGCAAGGGTCCGTTCACCGTTCGATGCGTTGCCGGTAATCTGACTGCTGCCAAGCTGGTGGTCGCCCTGGGCGGCCCGTCCTGGCCCCAGGTCGGGGCCTCGGACCTCGGCTTCCGCCTGGCCCGGCAATACGGCCTGGACATCGTCGCGCCGCGCCCGGGGCTGGTGCCGCTGGTCTTTCCGAAAAGAGCCCAAAAGATGTGTGCCGAGATGGCGGGCAACGCCCTGCCGGCCACCGTGGAAGCCGGGGGCATGCGTTTCACCGACCCCCTGCTCTTCACCCACCGGGGCGTGTCCGGCCCGGCAGTGCTCCAGGCGTCCAACTACTGGCAGGAAGGTCGGCCCGTGGTCATCGATTTCCTGCCCGACAGGTCGGTGGCCGGTTTCATCGAGGAAAACAGAAGCTCCAACATCCGCCTGGGCAACCTGCTCGCCCGCGTCCTGCCCAAGCGGCTGCCCCCCCTGCTCCTGCCCGCCGACCTGGCCGAAACCCCGGTCAGCCAGCTGTCCAAAAAGCAGCTCGAAACATTGGAAGACCGCATCCACCGCTTCACCGTCACCCCGGCTGGTACGGAGGGATTCGCCAAGGCCGAGGTCTGCCTCGGCGGCGTGGACACCGACCACATCTCCTCCAAGACCATGGAAGTGAAGACCACCCCCGGCCTCTACGTCATCGGCGAGACCCTGGACGTCACCGGCCACCTCGGCGGCTTCAACCTACACTGGGCATTCGCGTCAGGAGCCGCCTGCGGCGCGGCCTTGTAA
- the rdgB gene encoding RdgB/HAM1 family non-canonical purine NTP pyrophosphatase: MDTIVLATNNKGKIRELSVMLEPFGVRVKSLGEFPEIGDIPETGETFLENAFIKARTVAELTGLVAVADDSGIEIDALDGRPGVYSARYAGEECDDHANNEKMLAEMKDVPEDKRTGRYRCVMAASAPNGAEINADGSYEITVGHGYKGRGGFGYDVIVIDPDLGCHVAELDPEVKNGKSHRGKAMKKLLELWPDFWEKANK, translated from the coding sequence ATGGATACAATCGTCCTGGCCACCAACAACAAGGGCAAGATCAGGGAGCTTTCCGTCATGCTGGAACCGTTCGGCGTGCGGGTGAAGTCCCTGGGCGAGTTCCCGGAGATCGGGGACATCCCCGAGACCGGCGAAACCTTTCTGGAAAACGCCTTCATCAAGGCGCGTACCGTGGCCGAATTGACCGGCCTGGTGGCCGTGGCCGACGATTCCGGCATCGAGATCGACGCCCTGGACGGCCGTCCCGGCGTCTACTCCGCCCGCTACGCGGGCGAGGAGTGCGACGACCACGCCAACAACGAGAAAATGCTCGCCGAGATGAAGGATGTGCCCGAGGACAAGCGCACGGGCCGCTACCGCTGCGTCATGGCCGCCAGCGCGCCCAACGGCGCCGAGATCAACGCGGACGGCTCCTACGAGATCACCGTGGGCCACGGCTACAAGGGCAGGGGCGGCTTCGGCTACGACGTCATCGTCATCGACCCGGACCTGGGCTGCCACGTGGCCGAGTTGGACCCCGAGGTCAAGAACGGCAAGTCTCACCGGGGCAAGGCCATGAAGAAGCTCCTCGAACTCTGGCCCGACTTCTGGGAAAAGGCCAACAAGTAG
- a CDS encoding TAXI family TRAP transporter solute-binding subunit — protein MKRIIILALALAVILGMSFSAHAKKRYVFGGGPAGGTFQVVANGIQVFEPIKNSPNFAVKAQSSGGSVENLRTTNAGRVAFSTVYAGHVFLGRNGKMKNDTNKYENVMAVGYLYGAPAQLVVRKGSGIKSVKDLAGKKVGVGNAGSGAFANCELFFTHMGVWDSIERNAMGYNDAAQAFGNEQLDAFWLFTAFPSGAVIMAAQTNDIELVDLAADAKASGYFDKYPYFGKLSVPAGTYRGVDADVPSFFDSALLVTNAKIPADHVYELMQAVWSDAGLKHMLEQKKTFKDMSVANGIKGIDPNVIPLHPGAVKFWKEKGVLE, from the coding sequence ATGAAACGGATTATCATCCTGGCCCTCGCCCTTGCCGTCATCCTCGGCATGTCTTTCAGCGCGCACGCCAAAAAGCGCTATGTCTTCGGCGGCGGCCCTGCTGGCGGTACTTTCCAGGTTGTCGCCAACGGAATCCAGGTTTTCGAACCCATCAAAAACAGCCCCAACTTCGCAGTCAAGGCCCAGTCTTCCGGCGGTTCCGTCGAGAACCTCCGCACCACCAACGCCGGTCGCGTGGCCTTCTCCACCGTGTACGCCGGTCATGTCTTCCTCGGTCGCAACGGCAAGATGAAGAACGATACCAACAAGTATGAAAACGTCATGGCCGTGGGCTACCTCTACGGTGCTCCCGCCCAGCTCGTCGTGCGCAAGGGCTCGGGCATCAAGTCCGTCAAGGACCTGGCCGGCAAGAAAGTCGGCGTGGGCAACGCCGGTTCCGGCGCCTTCGCCAACTGCGAACTCTTCTTCACCCACATGGGCGTCTGGGACTCCATTGAACGCAACGCCATGGGCTACAACGACGCTGCCCAGGCCTTCGGCAACGAGCAGCTCGACGCCTTCTGGCTGTTCACCGCATTCCCGTCCGGTGCCGTCATCATGGCCGCCCAGACCAACGACATCGAGCTCGTTGACCTGGCCGCCGACGCCAAGGCTTCCGGCTACTTCGACAAATACCCCTACTTCGGCAAGCTGTCCGTGCCCGCCGGTACCTACCGCGGCGTGGACGCCGACGTCCCCTCCTTCTTCGACTCCGCCCTCCTGGTGACCAATGCCAAGATCCCCGCGGATCACGTCTACGAGCTGATGCAGGCCGTCTGGTCCGACGCAGGCCTCAAGCACATGCTCGAGCAGAAGAAGACCTTCAAGGACATGTCCGTGGCCAACGGCATCAAGGGAATCGACCCCAACGTCATTCCCCTGCACCCCGGCGCAGTCAAGTTCTGGAAGGAAAAGGGCGTCCTCGAGTAG
- a CDS encoding exodeoxyribonuclease III, with protein sequence MIIYSWNVNGYRAVLKKGFRDWLDGCGGDVVMLQETKAHPDQISVEEREPDSYENHYWNWSKKKKGYSGVACFANPEPLAVNIGLPDPAYRDEGRVLHLEYPDFHLFNIYFPNGQMSDERLDFKMGFYDCFLAHAEELRKTKPIVVGGDFNTAHTEIDLKNPKANSERSGFLPIERAWIDKFIDAGYVDTFRLFEEGPHHYSWWSYRFNARKNNAGWRIDYFFVSEELRDKVVGAWIEPDVMGSDHCPIAVEIDV encoded by the coding sequence ATGATCATCTATTCCTGGAACGTCAACGGTTACCGGGCCGTCCTGAAAAAGGGTTTTCGCGACTGGCTGGACGGTTGCGGCGGCGATGTGGTCATGCTCCAGGAGACCAAGGCGCACCCGGACCAGATATCGGTCGAGGAGCGGGAGCCCGATTCCTATGAAAACCACTACTGGAACTGGTCCAAGAAAAAAAAGGGTTATTCCGGCGTGGCCTGCTTCGCCAACCCGGAGCCCCTGGCCGTGAACATCGGCCTGCCCGATCCGGCCTACCGGGACGAGGGGCGCGTCCTGCACCTGGAATACCCGGACTTCCATCTGTTCAACATCTATTTCCCCAACGGCCAGATGTCGGACGAGCGGCTGGATTTCAAGATGGGGTTCTACGACTGCTTCCTGGCCCACGCCGAGGAACTGCGCAAGACCAAGCCCATCGTGGTGGGCGGCGATTTCAACACCGCGCACACGGAGATCGACCTCAAGAACCCCAAGGCCAATTCCGAGCGGTCCGGCTTCCTGCCCATCGAGCGCGCCTGGATCGACAAGTTCATCGACGCCGGGTACGTGGACACCTTCCGCCTGTTCGAGGAAGGCCCGCACCATTACTCCTGGTGGTCCTACCGATTCAACGCCCGCAAGAACAATGCCGGGTGGCGCATCGACTACTTCTTCGTTTCCGAGGAGCTGCGCGACAAGGTCGTGGGTGCCTGGATCGAGCCCGACGTCATGGGCTCGGACCACTGCCCCATCGCGGTCGAAATCGACGTCTGA
- a CDS encoding VPLPA-CTERM sorting domain-containing protein, translating to MNSRIVKTVWGLLLISLCIVGAKAANAAYTLEKNPNDSSATAQNLDPYFSSDISYLVETDLSGTIANWSASVYGFSGDNTYDYYSFSVGTAGSSLHLGNAVSFDIDFAEVAGLDTVLTLYDTDGTRLLAYNDDSGADCAGDLESDTFNSFFRYTFNTAGTYYIRVGQYLQSGSLYGGPLVADATYHLHVGTTNPTPIPGAVWLLGSGLVGLVGIRRKMKA from the coding sequence ATGAACTCTCGTATTGTCAAGACGGTCTGGGGGCTGCTGCTGATTTCACTGTGTATAGTCGGCGCGAAGGCGGCCAACGCGGCGTATACACTGGAAAAGAACCCCAACGACTCCAGCGCGACGGCCCAAAATTTGGACCCCTACTTCAGCAGCGACATCAGCTATCTGGTTGAGACGGATCTTTCAGGGACCATCGCCAACTGGAGCGCGTCCGTGTACGGGTTTTCCGGTGACAATACGTATGACTACTATTCGTTTTCCGTCGGCACCGCTGGGAGTTCCCTGCATCTGGGTAATGCCGTCTCTTTCGACATCGATTTTGCCGAAGTTGCAGGTTTGGACACCGTTCTCACGCTCTACGACACCGATGGGACCCGTCTACTTGCATATAATGATGACAGTGGTGCAGATTGCGCAGGTGACCTAGAGTCAGACACATTCAATTCGTTTTTCAGGTATACATTCAACACTGCGGGGACGTATTACATTCGTGTGGGCCAGTATTTACAAAGTGGTTCACTCTACGGCGGACCTCTTGTGGCGGATGCAACATACCATCTGCACGTCGGCACCACCAATCCGACCCCGATCCCCGGCGCAGTGTGGCTGCTCGGTTCCGGCCTGGTCGGTCTGGTCGGGATTCGCCGCAAGATGAAGGCGTAG
- a CDS encoding TAXI family TRAP transporter solute-binding subunit, with translation MYRSASVALTIAISLWAAFLAGCSPEGEDERKQPTRTLQSRQKVSLVFNGGPSGGTFNYFANKMSALITENEKWMDITPSGSGGSLSNICALNLDQADMAILYAGDAFLGRNGKLDCEEARMDHVRTIAYLYGAPAQLVVRRDSDIHSVRDLKGKIVAVGNAGSGAALSAERFFRHLRLWNEIDHRNLGYSEAAANFGAGRVDAFWALVGYPNCSIIEAATHTPIRLIDLHGISVQSGFYDLYPFYVFTKIPSGTYAGQDKAVATFQDSALWCARKDLDEDVVYLGLKAIFSEQGLEGMRSAHRAARSMSEAHALDNLPVPLHPGAIRFWSERGKNIPAILLP, from the coding sequence ATGTACCGTTCAGCCTCTGTTGCCCTGACCATCGCCATCAGCCTGTGGGCCGCGTTCCTGGCCGGCTGCTCGCCCGAGGGGGAAGATGAGCGCAAACAGCCGACCCGGACACTGCAGTCGAGGCAGAAGGTCTCCCTCGTCTTCAACGGCGGCCCTTCGGGCGGGACGTTCAATTATTTCGCCAACAAGATGTCCGCCCTGATCACGGAAAACGAAAAGTGGATGGACATCACCCCGAGCGGGTCCGGCGGGTCCCTGAGCAATATCTGCGCCCTGAACCTCGACCAGGCGGACATGGCCATCCTGTATGCAGGGGACGCCTTCCTGGGCCGCAACGGCAAGCTCGACTGCGAGGAAGCCCGGATGGACCATGTCCGGACAATCGCCTACCTGTATGGCGCACCCGCCCAGTTGGTGGTGCGCAGGGATTCCGACATCCACTCCGTTCGCGACCTCAAGGGCAAGATCGTGGCTGTGGGCAATGCGGGTTCCGGCGCGGCCCTCTCGGCGGAAAGGTTCTTCAGGCACCTCCGCCTGTGGAACGAGATCGACCACCGCAACCTGGGCTATTCCGAAGCGGCGGCGAACTTCGGCGCGGGCAGGGTGGACGCCTTCTGGGCCCTGGTGGGCTACCCGAATTGCTCGATCATCGAAGCGGCGACGCACACGCCCATCCGGCTCATCGACCTGCACGGCATCTCGGTGCAGTCGGGCTTCTACGACCTCTACCCGTTCTATGTCTTCACCAAAATCCCGTCCGGGACCTATGCGGGGCAGGACAAGGCCGTGGCCACCTTCCAGGACTCGGCCCTGTGGTGCGCCAGAAAGGACCTCGACGAAGACGTGGTCTACCTCGGGCTCAAGGCCATCTTCAGCGAGCAGGGGCTGGAGGGCATGCGCTCGGCCCACAGGGCGGCCCGGTCCATGTCCGAGGCGCACGCACTGGACAACCTGCCCGTGCCCCTGCATCCGGGAGCGATCAGGTTCTGGTCGGAAAGGGGCAAGAACATCCCGGCAATCCTGCTGCCCTGA
- a CDS encoding DnaJ family domain-containing protein: protein MFNFSQLVAEDHIKRALREGKFDNLEGMGRPLPKDEAENLPPELRMAYRVLRNSGYVPAEIVEEKEIMSAIDLLSHMKDEGERYRQMQKLNVMIMKMNERRGRPVHLDDSGEYYRLIVEKVRIAEERFGRPASDK, encoded by the coding sequence ATGTTCAACTTTTCGCAGCTGGTGGCCGAAGACCACATCAAGCGCGCCCTCCGGGAGGGCAAGTTCGACAACCTGGAGGGCATGGGCAGGCCCCTGCCCAAGGACGAGGCCGAAAACCTGCCGCCTGAACTGCGCATGGCCTACCGGGTGCTCAGGAACTCCGGGTACGTGCCCGCCGAGATCGTTGAGGAAAAGGAGATCATGTCCGCCATCGATCTGCTTTCGCACATGAAGGACGAGGGTGAGCGCTACCGGCAGATGCAGAAGTTGAACGTGATGATCATGAAGATGAACGAGCGGCGCGGCCGCCCCGTGCACCTGGACGATTCGGGTGAATATTACCGCCTTATCGTGGAGAAAGTACGTATCGCCGAGGAACGGTTCGGCAGACCCGCTTCAGACAAATAA
- the era gene encoding GTPase Era translates to MHKFGMVALIGPPNAGKSTLMNQYLGQKVAIVSPKPQTTRNRISGILTTDEAQVVFLDTPGIHRLRGKMNRFLLESAWNALASADGVVVLLDAALYCAKPQLLEKEITPLVKPVSEAGRPVLVAVNKIDRIKEKDQLLPFMARLAELWPEAEFVPVSALRGKGTDELMERILSFLPEGPAMFPEDQISTVPLRFMASEIIREKLFYSLRQELPYSTAVEIEQWDEDSRPDMIIINAVIYTSRKSHKGMIIGKQGANLKKIGTLARQDIGELTGTKVHLELWVKVREGWTEDPGFLRAMGLGE, encoded by the coding sequence ATGCATAAATTTGGAATGGTGGCCTTGATCGGCCCCCCCAACGCAGGCAAGTCCACCCTGATGAATCAGTATCTGGGGCAGAAGGTGGCCATTGTCTCGCCCAAGCCGCAGACCACGCGTAACCGCATCAGCGGCATCCTGACCACGGACGAGGCGCAGGTGGTCTTCCTGGACACGCCGGGCATCCACCGGCTGCGCGGCAAGATGAACCGTTTCCTGCTGGAATCGGCCTGGAACGCCCTGGCTTCGGCTGACGGCGTGGTGGTGCTGCTCGACGCGGCCCTGTATTGCGCCAAGCCGCAGCTGCTGGAAAAGGAGATCACGCCCCTGGTCAAGCCCGTCAGCGAAGCGGGCAGGCCCGTGCTGGTGGCCGTGAACAAGATCGACCGGATCAAGGAAAAGGACCAGCTCCTGCCGTTCATGGCCCGGCTCGCCGAGCTGTGGCCCGAAGCGGAATTCGTCCCGGTCTCGGCCCTGCGCGGCAAGGGAACCGACGAGCTCATGGAGCGCATCCTCTCCTTCCTGCCCGAGGGACCGGCCATGTTCCCGGAGGACCAGATTTCCACGGTGCCGTTGCGTTTCATGGCCTCGGAGATCATCCGCGAAAAGCTCTTCTACTCGCTGCGCCAGGAGCTCCCCTATTCCACGGCCGTTGAGATCGAGCAGTGGGACGAGGACTCCCGTCCCGACATGATCATCATCAACGCGGTCATCTATACTTCCCGCAAGAGCCACAAGGGCATGATCATCGGCAAGCAGGGCGCGAATCTCAAGAAGATCGGCACCCTGGCGCGCCAGGACATCGGCGAGCTGACCGGCACCAAGGTCCACCTGGAACTGTGGGTCAAGGTGCGGGAGGGGTGGACCGAAGACCCCGGCTTCCTGCGGGCCATGGGGTTGGGCGAGTAA
- a CDS encoding malic enzyme-like NAD(P)-binding protein, translated as MALFTKEEALNYHSSKRKGKLEVISIKPCRNQKDLSMAYSPGVAEACREIHADTEKVYEYTNKGNLVAVVSNGTAVLGLGNIGPEAGKPVMEGKGVLFKIFSDIDVYDLNISAKTPDEVVAFCKLLEPTFGGINLEDIKAPECFEIETRLKEEMGIPVFHDDQHGTAIISAAGIINALEISGKKIEEIKIVVSGAGAAAIACSNLYVHMGVKRENIFMFDSRGLIHAGREGLNEFKQAYAQAEDKGSLADCMVGADMFLGLSVKDAINQDMVKTMAENAIIFACANPDPEIPYPDVKEVRPDIIMGTGRSDYPNQVNNVLGFPFIFRGALDCRAKTINEEMKIAAADALAKLAKEPVSQEICDAFGVDKLEYGIDYIIPKPLDPRVLTWLAPAVAKAAMDTGVAQIELDLDQYAKDLEARMQASKARTKGVVDSFGYDI; from the coding sequence ATGGCACTGTTCACCAAGGAAGAGGCACTGAATTACCACTCCAGCAAACGCAAGGGTAAGCTGGAAGTCATCTCCATCAAGCCGTGCAGGAACCAGAAAGACCTGTCCATGGCGTACAGCCCCGGCGTGGCCGAGGCGTGCCGCGAGATCCATGCGGACACGGAAAAGGTCTACGAATACACCAACAAGGGCAACCTGGTGGCCGTGGTCTCCAACGGCACCGCCGTGCTCGGCCTGGGCAACATCGGCCCCGAGGCGGGCAAGCCGGTCATGGAAGGCAAGGGCGTGCTCTTCAAGATTTTCTCCGACATTGACGTCTACGACCTGAACATCTCTGCCAAAACGCCCGACGAGGTGGTCGCCTTCTGCAAGCTGCTCGAACCCACCTTCGGCGGCATCAACCTGGAAGACATCAAGGCCCCGGAATGCTTCGAGATCGAAACCCGGCTCAAGGAAGAGATGGGCATCCCGGTCTTCCATGACGACCAGCACGGCACGGCCATCATCTCCGCCGCAGGCATCATCAACGCCCTGGAGATTTCCGGCAAGAAGATCGAAGAGATCAAGATCGTGGTCTCGGGCGCGGGCGCGGCGGCCATCGCCTGCTCCAACCTCTACGTGCACATGGGCGTCAAGCGCGAGAACATCTTCATGTTCGACTCCCGCGGCCTGATCCACGCCGGACGCGAGGGCCTCAACGAGTTCAAGCAGGCATACGCACAGGCCGAGGACAAGGGGTCCCTGGCCGACTGCATGGTCGGCGCCGACATGTTCCTGGGCCTGTCCGTCAAGGATGCCATCAACCAGGACATGGTCAAGACCATGGCCGAGAACGCCATCATCTTCGCCTGCGCCAACCCCGACCCGGAGATCCCCTACCCGGACGTCAAGGAAGTGCGCCCGGACATCATCATGGGCACGGGCCGTTCCGACTACCCCAACCAGGTGAACAACGTGCTCGGCTTCCCGTTCATCTTCAGGGGTGCCCTGGACTGCCGCGCCAAGACCATCAACGAAGAGATGAAGATCGCCGCAGCCGACGCCCTGGCAAAGCTGGCCAAGGAGCCGGTCTCCCAGGAAATCTGCGACGCCTTCGGCGTGGACAAGCTGGAATACGGCATCGACTACATCATTCCCAAGCCGCTGGACCCCCGCGTGCTGACCTGGCTGGCCCCGGCCGTGGCCAAGGCCGCCATGGACACCGGCGTGGCCCAGATCGAACTGGACCTCGACCAGTACGCCAAGGACCTGGAAGCCCGTATGCAGGCCTCCAAGGCCCGCACCAAGGGCGTGGTGGACTCCTTCGGCTACGACATCTAG
- the thpR gene encoding RNA 2',3'-cyclic phosphodiesterase, translating into MARLFIGIKLPPGYQDRVRPLTQEMDKTLHTRVNWTRPGNWHLTLKFLGDTEAARIPSVIDTLASIERPAFTMQAGGAGAFPNPGQPRVIWLGLDRGAEQCEDLAAAVNDVLASVDIPREKKRFRPHLTLGRIRKPGKEDWQTVLDRAARETWPAFTVDRFTLWQSELKPTGAVHTAIAQFNLK; encoded by the coding sequence ATGGCCCGGCTGTTCATCGGCATCAAGCTCCCGCCCGGCTACCAGGACCGCGTCCGTCCGTTAACGCAGGAAATGGACAAGACCCTGCACACCCGGGTGAACTGGACCCGGCCCGGCAACTGGCACCTGACCCTCAAGTTCCTGGGCGACACCGAAGCTGCCCGCATCCCCTCCGTCATCGACACGCTGGCGTCCATCGAGCGTCCCGCCTTCACCATGCAGGCGGGCGGGGCCGGGGCGTTTCCCAACCCCGGGCAGCCCCGCGTAATCTGGCTCGGCCTGGACCGGGGCGCAGAACAATGCGAAGACCTGGCCGCCGCCGTCAACGACGTGCTGGCGTCAGTCGATATCCCGCGAGAAAAGAAACGGTTTCGTCCCCACCTGACGCTGGGCCGCATCAGGAAGCCCGGCAAAGAGGACTGGCAGACCGTGCTGGACAGGGCCGCGCGGGAGACATGGCCCGCGTTCACCGTGGACCGGTTCACCTTGTGGCAAAGCGAACTCAAACCCACCGGCGCGGTGCATACCGCCATTGCCCAATTCAACCTGAAATAA